The genomic window CCAGAAGCCAGAAATTAAAGCTCATAGTTTAGAAATAGCAATTGCAACCACTTTCACAGCGTTTATTTCTACTTTCTAGAAAATAGAGAGCAAGTCATGAATTGCCTGTGATCAGCTGGATCAGAGAATGAGTGCATTTAATCTTACTCGGGTATAATAACACATTACATATGCTATGAAGAAGTGTTTCAATAATgctaaatttattaatatgaCCAGAGAATAATTACTGATAAAGAGAAACTGCGCTATAGGAGGAAccaatttagaaaaatattttttttatctactttGTGGTGAAAATGGAGAGATCGGGTTTCATTGTAAGTAAATTTGTCGGtgaggtgaaaattttgaatatttaattttccatgtttctgaaaattattctattGTTCTGAGAATTTACTGAAAACATCCTGGTCTTTTTGTTCAACTCTTTCACACTTTTCACATACCTTAGATCtaattatcaatatttttatttcgttaataAATACTCATCCATTGAAACACAGAAACAcagttatttttatatctgtCCAATATTAGAGTGTGTCAAAAAACTTAGGTCAAAATTAATCTCCCTTATTGCACAATCTTCCCTTATGAGAATATGTCTCCtgtattacaatatttaccagaccatttttgaaatattttcaatacttcCATTGctcataattttaaaaagattAATCTGAGAGAGAAATATACACAAGTTTACAAAGTTTGAAAGAGATCCTCGAGGACCGAAACGCCAGCATTTGATGTGCTGATACTGCTATGTATGATTTAATTTACGTGGCATTATTGAGCCGTAATTTAGCATACGCTGAAGTGTATAACGATGGAgacattcaaaaataatttgaaaccaGAGTCTATACGTCACTCCACTCCTGGGTTAGATACTAATGTGTGTAGGTGGGTGTGCGTGCACGCGTGTTAAATTTCTTTATGCCAagaagtaaaatgaaaatggtgtTAAACCTACCATCGTGTAAAACTCAATCAATAACAATATCTGAATTTCCAAACGATATCCTCCACAGCTTGGAAAGCAATTTCGTGATAACAAGAACAGAACTATGATTGACTTAAGAGTACAAGATGAATGTCGATATCCATGTACGCTACTTTAACAGAGAATCCATGTATGTCGTGTTTTTAAAATCAGGCTTACCAGGTCGTCTTGGCGAGCTTGTCCTGTTTGTGTTAAGTCTGCGTCTAGCTGCTGGTGATGGACTCATACCAACGCTACTCAAACTGTGCACACTACCAGAGTCGCTTTGTTGGTTCAACTGTTGCTGATGATGCTGCGCTTTACTTAGAATCAATCGGAGTTTACGGTCTGCTTCATTTTCAAGGGACTCACCCGACAGAGGACAGACCGAAGCAAGGTAATGTGAGAGTAGTGTATGCTCACCAACCCGAAACTGCCTGCCACGCCCCTGTGAATAAAGCCACTCTGCTTTCAGGCTGAGTGGACAATGATTGTAAAGATATTTGTATCATTGTTCAATTGGTAAACATTGTTTCTGTTTAATGGTGTTGATTATTTGATAATGTCAAGTGCAAGTCCGGCACAAGCCAAATCGTAGtggttttcaaaataaatcgttATGGAGATGACAAAAGTCATTACGAATGCTTCCACAAATAGAATAAGATTGTAATAAAGATTTCATGTATGAATGGCTTTTATGTATTCTATTATTGGGAGAATAATCTTGTTAGGTACTTAGGGAATTTGTAATTGATGTAAGCTTGTTTTAAATATATAGCACGTACGGCGAGAAGAAAAGTGTGTAtgtgaataatatttcaaaacaatACTCACCTCTCAATTGGATCCACAGCATAGCCGTCAATTGATTTCAGACTCATACACCAATTGATAACAAATGGACGATAGTCAAATCCACTATAAACTATTGATTAAAGAATAATAAACTAGTGATAGAATACTAAATGTAATATAAAACCAAGTTTTAATGTTTTAGACAGATTCATCAGTCAGAAATATCCTTCACTAAATGTTTGTTTAGAAAACGATAGCAAAGCGTAGTTTCTAATACTTAAGGTACATTAATCAGACTCCGTACATTACTAGGAAATCGATGTGTGGTTTCTGACAATACACTTACTCCTCTCAAATTGGAAAAGTTGAGTAAAGTTTCGATTGATGTTAATAAAGATATTACAATGTTAAtacgaatactaataaattcGTACAAAAATGATCCTATGATTTTTGTGCAAGATTATCAACTATTGAAAGAACAGGCATGATCACGTTTTTGAATATTGATTTAACTGTACACACAATTAATAGATGGTTTTTTAGAGTCTGAAGGTCCGAGTGATAATATTTCTATACGattcaaattgattttcaataactACTGAAAGAGTAACTTAGAGTATTAAGtttgatacaaaatttaaaaattggcaAAGGATGACCTAGCTGAATATagacacatttttatttttggctgtaaaattattacttgTTAAAAAGGATACATACTGTTACCTGTCATACTGACACAAGGGTTGTTagcaattgaaaaattgactaaATTTGTTAAATTAGCCAAGTGCGACATCTCATTCAAATCCGTTATATTATTGTTAGCCAATGTCAAAGTTTCTAAACATCCAGGTAAATAACGTTCGCACTGTCGCAACGTTACTATACGATTATtgtgcaaaaataattcctaaaaatcatttcatccatttatttacgattatcttgaagatgaaaataattgttgagTCACGTGTGTCAGAAATAGGAAAGATGAATTTTGGtctgtaatttttctaatagGATCAAATTTCTCGTAAAACGACTTTCCTTGGAAGTGAGTTTCAGAGGGCAAGTTTTTAgaatttcatacaaaaaaacACTAGGTTTAAATTGCACATGACACTACATAGTGTTGATAACAGACAACTACATGCAATTACTAATGGCTTACTTTGTGATATGGATCTAGCTGTGTTTCTTTAACATAGTGTGCATAAGCGAGCAACGTTTTTCACGATTCGTTACGCTTGCCaggttgaatttttgtaatatttaatattgCTCGGTGATTTTCATTGATGTTGTAAACTacattttgatgaaatatcaATAGTAACTAAAGTAGCTAACTTTCATATTTTGAACAATAATTGTAAGATATCTTTTTACACTTCACGCAATACCAAATGAATGTATTGTATACTTCATATTGATTGGGAATGAAAGTGGAGATATAGCCAAGCAATATGGCACAAAGAGGTGAAGGGCGATTATCAGATGGTTTTAGGTGAATTACACGAACCTAAAGGTGGAGAGAGCTTTGTGCAACCCGAGTGgctctcattttttacaatggGGTAATACATAGTACAAAAAATACTatacttgaaatatttcaaaataaccTACACATCCAGAAAAGCAGTAAATTTCCCACTACCAGATGTCAGAATAGGTATCACATTTTCGTTACCAATTAAATATGTCTAGTAGTAATATTCAAGTTCATTAAAATTGGTTAAAAATGATACGGGTGTGCAAGAAAAAAcattacaaaataaacaagGGCTAggatccaaaaaaaaattacctttaAACATCGTAGGTACGAGATGTCTGATAGATGACTAATACTGTTCTCTGACAAATCCAGATGCTCCAATTTTGTGTTCGTATGTAAATGTTCGATGGactgcaaaataaaaaaaaaaaaaaatacatgaatTAATCTGTGGTACCGCCtctattattgaaaattggtgACGAACCTGCGaattatttacgaaaaaataataaagttaTATTTCTAACGTGAAACTCATGCTAAATATAGTGTTAATCATCAGTTAATCCAATTTTACCTTTATATTATTACCAGCGAGACAGAGAGTTTGTAAATTGCTCATGTCCTTAATGCCCTCTATAGTGAGAATGCCATTATTTGCCAGATTCAGTGTTACAAGATTGTGTAGCTTGGAAACTCCATACATTCGTAATAACTGGTTTCTTACGATCGATAGCTGAAAGTTTCGAATTGTGTTAATGTTCTTTGAAATTATATCTCTGATATTAATTACATGATAGAGAAACaggaatgaaattaatatttataaaaaagaaagtaaaaaaatgaattaaatatgTGCGAATAATGTAAGTACtttttaaaacttttgaaGTCACTAATATTCTAAATATAATCAAATCTGCATAGGTATTGTTTGTAAAGTCTATTTCAATGTTTCGAATTCTTCAACTGTCCGGACTTTGTAATACGAATAAATTTAGTGACACAGAGTTGCTACAATGTTTCATTTTCGATACTTTGTTATTCCTGCACatttaaacaaatattatgGTTCACAATTTTCGATCTTAGTTTCCAAGCTTATAACAAAACATATCTCAGATGCCAAGGAAATAAGATCTCAAACCAAGCTTTGTTTTGACAggatataaaattaattaacataATTTTCTCTCGGAAGAAGtgatttagaaaaatgttttgcTCGATGAATTGTTTATTGAATAGTTACTATACAGTGTAAAGtagaagaatttcaaaatcgaacCTTTTGCTAATCTAGTGGAGAGTTTATACttcattaaaataataagCATTAAACTGTATCGCGTTATCGTATTTAAAATAAGTTTGGTATGCTATGCTGCTAACTTTGACTTGAGCTCTAGCTGTTAGCCTGTGTGTTAATCGACTATAAACATcaacatttaataaaaataaataggtatcaatttaaatttaaacatCATAAAGCAAAACTTTCAATTGTTGAGCTTCTTTGTACTTTTTCAACCAATTTCAGCGTGTGTGGCCACTATTTTTGGCTGTAGCTTCAACGGGATttgaacattgaaaatattaaggTGTCTTTAAGGAActgccaaaaatttttctatagATAGATAGAAATCTCTGAGCTTTCCAGGTTGTTCAGGTTTTCTATCTTATATTCGAAGTATGAAACTGGCAAGAAGTGACAGCTTCAATTACCTTGGTAATTTTGTTGTATGAGTCAAGATTATCCAAACGCTGTATTTCATTATCGTCAACAATTAGGGTATTGATGTCTGCATCCGATGGACATCTGCTCAATTTCTTTAGTCCCTGTCCACTCAGATCCAACGTATCGCAGACAAGAGattctgtaaaatatttctgtacatTAATCATTTGTTCACTGTTTGAATGTTGTACTAATTAAAGTTTTCAAACAGAATCAGGCTGGGGTGCAGAATAGAAAATAGCAATACGTCAAAAGTGACAGCGCGAAAATATCATGAATTACTGTCAGTTTGAGAATTAGCACGCGGCAACATTGCACTTCGAAATTGATAAGCTTAAGTTTTTTCAGAATTCGCATTGTCGTATTCGCAATTTCTAAATTAACACGTTAAACCTTGATTACGGTAAACGAAAATACATTAACTAACCCGTGGACGCCATGATGAACacaataaattggcacgaaaTCTATAAACGCTGTAAACTGGCAGACGCCGCAAATATGGCGTCTGCTCCGTAATACCACTGCATTCTGGGAAACTGCTTTCGTGTATTCCGAAATATACTTCCAGTAAGACTTTCTGTATAAAGTTTCACCAATGCTACTTCTTTCCCTTGTTCGTGCGCTGTGAGGTGGGCTCGTTCGAATATTTTCCAGTCAACGTTTAAAGGCTCGAAAGAGGTTGCAAACTGCCGTAGTCGAcgttttattcttcaattcaaTATCTTTAGGAAAATCCTTGATAGAGTCGTAAGCAAACTAATAAAGTTTATCAGAAGAAGTATACTTTCGAGAAAAGTTGTAGAAAGTCTacggtatttttttcttgtaatcgaatcatttctttattttaggAGTTTTTTAGGCGTAGCCAAATGAAGTCTTTGcaaatttcattcttatgtTTCGTTTTAtctgatgatgaaaaattgaaacctaTTTTACACGCCAAGTGAAGAAAGCGTTGATGGAAAGTATATGAtggaatgaattgaaataaaatatgtgaTGTTTTGAGTAAactaaaatatatttgttcaGATATCATGTATTAATTCTTTTCTGAGACTCTTGGGATTTTTGAAGTTGACGTTTTGACGAGGCGCATGCGTCACGAATATAAACTTATAAATAATCGACTATGGTCAAATCATGGTTAACagtagaatttaaaattttccgtaAACTATAAATGTTGAATATCCCCGTGCTCGGAGGCGTTGTCGGGGGTAAAACGCTCATTTGTCACGTACATTTAAAATCCAATACATTGTATACGGCGATTGCgcacaaaaatttacatcgaATCACGACAATATTCGCATTAAATTTAAGCGGGCTAGAAGTGAGATTTAAGACGTGACATTTGCGCTGAATGTATCTGTAGAGTAGATCGACTTCAAAATCAGACGCAGATGTAACGGCAACGATGCAACAGCTAGTTGTGACGTTTTATGAACCAGAAAATTAGCGCTGATAAGTGaaagttgggaaaaaaaatgcagacAGCATTTGACAGCGCACCGGCGAGCGGGTCATTTGTATGCTACTCTGGCTAGTTTGCAGACTCACACAGCTGGCACGAGCCGTTTTCGTAACGTATTATTAAATTTGTCGAACTTTTTGGGCTTCTTAGAATCCTATAAAACAGTGTAATTCGGCATCAGCATTGAACGGGTACAGGTAagggaaaattatttttggttACATTTTTAGCACATTTTCATGTTCGAATGTGTACATCGGTTGCAGAATACTCGTCACGTGCCTATGTTTTGAAAAGTAGAAAACTTCTGCGAAATGAAGGGAAAAATTCAGTTGCTCAACAGTTGTATAACGCGTAGTTACGCTCAAAGTAATTCTACCGCCGGTCCTAAGCGGGCAAGtaaacaattttccaaaaagttGATCAAGCTGAAAAAATCAAAGGATTTGAAACCTAACCAAACATCTTTAACCTCAAACTACGAAACTCGCGAGGCCCAGAATGTCTCCGTTGAATCTCGAATTGAAAAACCATCCTTAACACGTGTTAACGAACTCAATATGCAAATGCTATCCAAAGGTCTGTATGAacaattgtttaaaaatgattcgatCCATCGCCCGTCCGAGCAGGAGCTTGCAACTCTGAAGAAGGATTTAAACAAATTTGGAATAAACGTTGAGGACTCGACACGTCTAGAAGACGTTTTAATGAAGCTGCCAACCTTGGAAGGTAAGAATTTAGAAGAgcatttttacaatattggAAAAGCACAGGTCGAACCCTATCTGAagataataaataacatcGTGAAAGAGATTCCGGAGATGCCGAAAGAGTGGATTTTCCAAGATGGTTGGACCAGATATACGGATACAGGCGCGGATAGGGTTGATTATCCTTTGGAAACGGGCCTCGTATTTGACGTAGAAGTTTGCATGAATGCCGGACCTCTTCCTACACTGGCCACAGCTGTCAGCCAGAAAGCCTGGTACAGTTGGGTATCCAAGTCGTTGGTAGACGGAAGTAACATGCCAGCCGGGAGTCGAAAGTTTACTACAGATATGCTGATACCGTTGGAGAGTAGTCGCACGCAATATGGTGGAAAATTGAACGATCTACAAAATATGCCAAAGATTGTAGTCGGACACAATGTTTCATACGACAGGGCAAGAATCAAAGAGCAGTATTGGCTCAATTGTACTGGTACGAGGTTCGTTGATACAATGTCTATGCACGCTTGTGTCAGCGGTGTGACCAGCTATCAAAGAGCTGTATTGAAAGCCAACAAACCAAATTTGAACGATGAAGAATGGAGGCGTTGCAGCTCGATGAATGGCTTGGCTGACGTACATGAATTGTACTGTGGTGAGAAATTGAGCAAGAAGATGAGGGATGTTTTTGTCGAAGGGACGTTGTCTGAAATCCGAGATAAATTCCAAGAGTTAACTACGTATTGTGCTTTGGACGTTGAAGCGACACACAGAGTTTTACAAAAGTTGTTTCCAATGTTTGAAGAAAGATTTCCTCACCCAGTTACACTTGCTGGTATGTTGGAACTGGGCACCGCATATCTACCTGTAAACTCAAACTGGGAGCGATATTTAGAAGAATCTGAGCTGACGTATGAAGATTTGAATAATGAGACCAAGCATATATTAGCAAAAAAAGCTGATGAGACATGTAAGCTTTTGCATAACGAAGATTATAAAAGGGACCTTTGGATGTGGGACGAAGACTGGAGTACACAGTCGATAAAATTGAAGTCTTCGCTGTCTAAGGCCAAATTGAGAGAAATCGAAGAGATAAAATCTAAGGAAACGAAGGAATTGTCGGATATAGAAAAGTACCTCACTGATGGTGAAGATGAAGTCGATTCTCTAGAAGAGAAATTTGCATATCTTAAAGATACTAAATATCTCTTACCTGCTCGGATGCCTCATAAACCAGGTTATCCAGCCTGGTACAGGAAATTGTGCCCTAAGAGAGGTGACGCAGATTGGGCTCCGCATCCACAGAATATAAGCACAACCATGCAAATAACTCCAAAGCTGTTGAGGTTATCTTGGGAAAATTATCCTTTACATTACATCAAAGAACATGGATGGGGCTTTTTAGTACCTTATAATAATGAGCCGGatgttgaaacaaaattaccATTGAAAGAATTATTTGAACAATGCCCGTTGTTGAACAGCGGTGATAGGGACAGTGATACAGATTATTTGATGCAAAATCTTAGAGCTGAAGTACAGGATGATTTGGGTAAAACTGAATTTTGGAGACATAAAAAGGTCACACATCCAGCCGAGCACGTCTACAAAGGCACTGGAGTTTGGTGCAACATCGACATAGATGGATGCTGTTGGTTCTTCAAGCTGCCGCACAAAGATGGAAAGTCGCACAATGTTGGAAATCCACTAGCAAAAGattttctgaataaattttcagagaATATTTTGACCGGTCCTGATTCGAGTGCacaaaaagttttgaaaatagcTAGGATGCTCTCATATTGGCGGAACAATAGAGCAAGAATATTTTCGCAGACAGTTATATGGCTCAATAAACGAGACATGCCACCTGAATCGAGGAACCTACC from Neodiprion lecontei isolate iyNeoLeco1 chromosome 1, iyNeoLeco1.1, whole genome shotgun sequence includes these protein-coding regions:
- the LOC107221953 gene encoding DNA polymerase subunit gamma-1, mitochondrial — encoded protein: MKGKIQLLNSCITRSYAQSNSTAGPKRASKQFSKKLIKLKKSKDLKPNQTSLTSNYETREAQNVSVESRIEKPSLTRVNELNMQMLSKGLYEQLFKNDSIHRPSEQELATLKKDLNKFGINVEDSTRLEDVLMKLPTLEGKNLEEHFYNIGKAQVEPYLKIINNIVKEIPEMPKEWIFQDGWTRYTDTGADRVDYPLETGLVFDVEVCMNAGPLPTLATAVSQKAWYSWVSKSLVDGSNMPAGSRKFTTDMLIPLESSRTQYGGKLNDLQNMPKIVVGHNVSYDRARIKEQYWLNCTGTRFVDTMSMHACVSGVTSYQRAVLKANKPNLNDEEWRRCSSMNGLADVHELYCGEKLSKKMRDVFVEGTLSEIRDKFQELTTYCALDVEATHRVLQKLFPMFEERFPHPVTLAGMLELGTAYLPVNSNWERYLEESELTYEDLNNETKHILAKKADETCKLLHNEDYKRDLWMWDEDWSTQSIKLKSSLSKAKLREIEEIKSKETKELSDIEKYLTDGEDEVDSLEEKFAYLKDTKYLLPARMPHKPGYPAWYRKLCPKRGDADWAPHPQNISTTMQITPKLLRLSWENYPLHYIKEHGWGFLVPYNNEPDVETKLPLKELFEQCPLLNSGDRDSDTDYLMQNLRAEVQDDLGKTEFWRHKKVTHPAEHVYKGTGVWCNIDIDGCCWFFKLPHKDGKSHNVGNPLAKDFLNKFSENILTGPDSSAQKVLKIARMLSYWRNNRARIFSQTVIWLNKRDMPPESRNLPQDDLFINHDSTYMQYGAIVPQVVVSGTLTRRAIESTWMTASNAHIERVGSELRAMIQAPPGYNIVGADVDSQELWIASVLGDAYRAQIHGATPFGRMTLIGSKTNGTDMHSVTAKAVGISRDHAKVINYARIYGAGQKFATGLLKQFNPSMPETEAISKAQKMFTMTKGKRVFRLKPEYIGKDIEDVPFSSYNAFRIAQLHGKTIHEMFGNSKWVGGTESAMFNRLEEIAGSSKPVTPFLNCRLSRALEPESGVDDKYLPTRVNWVVQSGAVDFLHLMLVCMRWLMKDKTRFCLSFHDEIRYLVPSKYKYNAALAMHMTNLFTRSFCAHRLGLNDLPMSVAFFTSVEVDTVLRKESSHDCQTPSNPHGLKNRYGVPIGESLNVQQALVKSGGFVALEHKSRSTTTKLQK